The following nucleotide sequence is from Acyrthosiphon pisum isolate AL4f chromosome A2, pea_aphid_22Mar2018_4r6ur, whole genome shotgun sequence.
atatattatataggtgtgtttgtgcgtgtgtgtgtgtgtgtgtgtgtgtgtgtgtatttatgtatattatacacttgcaCAGTGCTATCACGGCGGTCGTTTTCCCTTGCGAGATCTTTTAATAAGCGTTGTAAATTATACACCGTCGTCTCGAATGTGCTGCACAAGTGTGTGCACATaagactattataaaatatatatatatgtattgtattgtattgtattgtatacttAGGTGTGTGTGTTTACTCGGATGTGACAAACGGTACTGCTCTGCGCGGTTTTACTGCAATTTATTACgacgttaaattattattactattattattattttgcgtaCAAATGTTATGGGTTGGtcggtatattaaaatagtatattataaatgtgtacacTACActgtgtgtagtgtgtatatattaaattatattgtgtttaattattgtacggCACGTGACATCTGAATGTGTTATTTGTGACAATTTTAgagattttcatattattactatataatattatattattccatgaaatgttttattgtatCGTTTTGTTagacctataatattaaaattaccttgtattttgtttcaaaatcgGAAATACATTTGCTTCAACGTGTCCACTTTTTGAAGTGAATACTTTATAGGCAACATCATGGGCCGTTTAACACACATTTTAAAGTTCAGCGTtaacgaaaattaaattattatttttttttttttttataaatactagatattactattatattatacatatacctacatttattattatatatttatttaaaatatttgaattcaaatcatagtttaatatttattgaagtaTTCACtagtagaaaaattaattagacaCGCATATACACTCGTTTTCTATACCAGTTTTACAAAACTGAATCTTTGCACCAGTATTACTTTTCTACTTAACATGAACGTAGAAGAAAACATAGAACTAACGTTTTAGTAGAGCAAATTGATCACActatgatgataaaataattactaacattttacgtttgtttttttgtatagttGCAAGTCCATTCTAACCTTTGGAAGTTAAGGTTCtatgaaatttgaattcttGGTATTTAAGAGCATCATTGTAAAGTACTTATCTCCGTACCTGAAATTTTTAATGCACAGCTCTTATGTCTTAGTATCTATTAGCAATCAATGTTCAAAAGAATACTCCTGATATAACATGACccgtttttatattgatataacagATAAATACAGTTGTTGAtgattgatttttgattttgaaaagttGCTCTTGattattatgactataaaatattaaaccatgTAAACACCTGGAATCATCAATCGCGACGTATCTTCTTCGACCATATGGGTTTCCAGTTCTGCCAGAACTTTAGCACTActtaaagaattttataatatttcagtgtCTTCTACttacttttacattatttttaaaaaattattttttagacagATTTTGTATCGACgaagtgcaaaattatttttgtaattactaACTACATAGGTAATCTGTTATCATTAACAgcaaaaattattgtaagaaaCATTTCAAGCGTttgctattattttatagtttataacttaAGTAAGTACCATACgtttaaatacaacaaattctaaacataagttcataatataggtagaaatattggtgcaaataatataatttttctttagatATCTGAAGGATTATCCTATCAAATTAGTCAATTTTACTCACATTGATTTGctataattttctaattgaaATTATGATTAAGGCTCTTTTCTGAAAAGCTTCAGTTTATCTGTATATTCCTAAACAAACTGTGTGTTCTCTTATAGTTTTCAACTTTTTGGGTTAtctaattgtatgtattttaaatataaaattaataatagatttgtcaatataaataatattatactttttagtagtatattttattttgaagttaattttgacatatttctaCGTGTTATAGTTTTGGATATTTAATGATGTGCTATGTTTTATTGTGTTAgtatataaaactttaaaatatacataaactatattctcagtataatatattacactgttTCAAATTCTGACTGAcgcaatattttaatgtatcaaaATCTAATACGACTAAATGGGTCAAAAACTATTACCATTTAGAGTTTGGATGAAGGGGGTATAATACGGttgaaaagttattttatctAGACGTGTAAAATCTATTGTCTTTATGCGCTCCTATCTAAACtttatatggttattatttttgaactttaaccAAAGGTTACTGCCAGATGAGATCAATGAtagattttaatagtattaaataatttaaaacacatattatattatatactatacattatgaatacatttatgttataggtacctataatacagttTTCACAACCAGTGAATATTGTTGGgattacattataggtattatatgaaatatgaatcaaATCAATATGGGTACTTCACAcgatttcttaaaaaaataacgaaatattttttgacttcCTGTCATAATtgaactatatttttgaataataatttttcttagaTGCATAAATAACTTCAAAAAGAGAACTAAGCACCTAGAAGTCAGTAAATAGttgtacacagacaaaaaaataacatactaaCTTATGCTTAATTCTTCTTTTGAAGTTTTTGCCATTTCATCAAAAACTATAGCGAAAATTCGGGTTACCTATATGAATTTCAGCTGTTTCagggttttgatttttttagggGTGTACCAGTTTCTATTAATTTAGGAGGAATGCTCTGCGTTGAGGTATAATATTGGCTAATACATCAATAACTTCCacaaactaaataatgtttgtattcattttttgtttttttttggttctttaCTTTTTTATGAACACAGTAAACCGTTGTTTCTATACCTATATCGGCTATATCtatggttgaaaaaataaaaaaacaaaattcacaaatcattttttgtactttattacttttataataatatctattatgtaaatttgataatttccTTGACAATGACGATGTATTTTACAAACGTCAATTATTGAAtcgattttttaaaagtttttcatttttaatcaaatatgcTATAGCTTTGGCGTACTATCTGTAACCTTTGCACTGTAGTACTCTTAAATACGCTCGTGGGTCCATTTGTTGTGCATCGTTTATGAACATTGATATTGTAGTGTCCCGGTCCCGGTTTGAGGGAATCTTCGATCATTTTCAAACTGTTGCCGGCCCGTTTTGAATCATTAAACGGATACCTGGATAgtagtaaacatattattcgCTGATAAGTGAAAtatgttaaaactaaaaacaatatgcatattacataggttaaattagaattatttaaattcaacgaAATAGtattgattcaaatttaatcttTATCAAATTTATCTGCTCTACTCTATGTCGGCAGGTACTTAAaggtatatttattgtttgagaTCCTTTACCGATTTTATcttacttatttgttttttttgataacCAGTTGGGCATGTTTGCACAAGAAAATGACGGCACACtatgatctattttttttctcggtGACTCCTGTTTGAATACATTTGTGTAAGTTCGATGACTTTTAGACGCGTAGGTCTCTAGTGGGAGTGGCCAATTGtcagataaaaaataacattttttttcggcAGTAAGTCCCATCAAAGTACTTGAATCCCTAGGtcctattaaatacataaatatatatttttaaatacatcataAGTAAAActgaagtaatttaaaaaaacaaataatggaaaaaatttaattttaatataatatgtaccagcGTCCAGCATTGTACatgttttgaaatgttaaaagaatatgatataatttatgttttgccacttatttaaaaatatattattgtgctaACTATcactgttttatattattttattttttaactcaaaGTAGAAATTACAAGCAACTGCCAGGAGTTGTATATGCATAAACTACTAAAAAAATCTATGATGGCGTAATTCAAATACGAGTCTCAATGATTTAagtcaaaataatagtttaattcaattttcatttttatttttattgtaattaatacaattcaCATTGGAgcttaacataaaaaaaaaccaacgtaTATTAATCACTGCTAATGCCTAATTATATATTCGACAAGACAATAATaagattacaaataataatatacataaaaaagtaGCTAGTTGATTTATCGTATTCAAATGATTTTCTGGAATTtgctcatatattattaaattctgacattttcaagtatataaATAGGTTAAATGATGAAtggtgattaaatattaattttgtgtttggAATGTTTGGATGATTTATTTAAACGCCATTTTATAAATGAACTTAATGGTGGAATGAAATAgcatcaatttatatttagttcAGAATTATCAAGCaatgaatataaattcaatactaTTCTTTCCAGTAATTACTAACtaggtataaactattatactataatactactataatacaattcatACCGTCGAAATCATTTGTCGATTGTCGAGTAGTAACTTTTTTAGTATtgccgtatattataaaaccgttGTCTTAACTAAACCTAATATTAATAGCTTGGCtgttatagattattaaaataaaataaaacgcgtttctcaatacttaatattagacttttattatttaccaatgtaacataatatatatatcatatacacgatgatataataataatcgaaaatatttttagtgttatactccacaaattaataaatagatactgtttcaaattttatattaactttactAAATCcgttattaaattatctagatCACTTTGTGTTTAagcacataatatgttaattaatttagtctAGACTGTATAATGAACACgggaaaatattatagtttaatgtgtttcaatcaaaatatatatatttcgtttAGTTGACATCATACTACCTAATTAACGAATTAAACTTTATCGGTATagctaaaattgtaaattgtatattactaatattatatcggtTTTTTAGTCACATACAAATGATTCTCTGTCTATTTTACTCgtacagttaatattaatattttatttttctgaccTGTAAACGTATCATAAGGTCCTCTGGCGGTAATCTTCTTTTCAACTCGAGTCTGAATCGTATGGTGTTTCAAACCATCTGCATACAATGTAGGCGGTAAattcgaatttatttttaaatcttgtgGTCGACCAGGAAACTTTCCATTTTTCTTAGTTTGGAATTTTGGAAAACtaatgttatatatacctatataacgtttgacacaatttataatattatactatgaaacaaattttggttggaaatttaaaatcaaatacttctttgttttattacattcaacaataaattgtattattgttggtcgacatttattttttctttatttgtaatcgtaattaggtattaaattgatatcagcattaattttttagttgttACCTAGGTAACTGGGTACCTTCACAAATAACAAATTCATCAAAGCAAAACTACTACTCTTCACATTTCTTAGTCACAGGTCATAGTTACATTACCAAACAGTAGGTACATATCAGATAAGCTTAACATATTACTAAAGATATTAATAAGGTagctttaaatgtttaaatcattaaaataaccattatcttttatgataaatgtattgtaacgattattaggttataaaaaattataatattgaattaaaaaaaaatgactataaaaatcatcaccctttttagttttttttctgtaataggtaatttttatctAAGTTGAACTCATTGGTTTTAAAACTagaattaatagtaataaataaactttgttGTACAGATACATGCTCTTATGCCAACATGATAACATCCCATTAAACatcttgaacatttaaaatttaaaatattattgaaccaaAAACACATAATTAGTACTGtacattaaatactaaaatacttgcattaaaccatttaaatatttaaatatttaagtataattaatacatttttttgcaatataaaagtaaaacaattttcttaaaatagaaaaattaatatgaaaatgtttaaatatagtcatactataaagtaaaaagtatttgccacgaatattaatatattatagccatagtATTTTgtccataaatataaattaagtttgttcataaaatatagttttaaaaaatatttttgtaatataatattatagaataccaATTTTTGTTCCAACCTGGGCCTAACGTATCGTTTTTCTTTCCGCCAAACCTGGACAACCCAGACAAAAAAGCAACTTTCTTCagattttttgttgatatatttttacatgtatgtacatattttacatttttattcttgttGCACAACTTCCTCCGTATCGCTGCGTTCAATGagtctttcattttttttctttgatcgAATAGCTTAGCTTTGTGTAATTTAACTTTATCAGATGGTGaaacttcaaaatgttatgattgTAGCAGTAACATTGagattattttttacttgttatcaaaattagaaaactttaatattttcgtgtattgtaaataatttattataaacaataagaacctatttaatataaacattaaaaggtagtcataactaattattattaataaaatatcaacaatagCTATAATTATTcagataatatatatcatacgtTTTAAGTCttagagtaaattaaattaatgcgTTCTATATTTTTAGGTTAGTCGTGTAGAGATAAATTACCTCTGTGTAATATTTAGACGGAAttcttcaaatttttatgaatagaagaacatatataaaatgtaaaagtataaataaatattatgtattataggtagatgtaatatttctaataagGCACCAAGtataagtgcataacatagcaataactatatattatttctatccatttttatattcatcCTGTAAGAAACAACGAAACACCCTATTTGAATAATTCActtgagtaataataatttttccaagttatattacataaaaaaaatatggtgaaAATAGTATGTCAGTCAGATGTTAAAGTTAAATATCCCCAAGGGTGGGGTTGTTTTGAAACGAATCACCTTGTTAATTCAAAGTAACTGCGTAATGAAAattttctcataaaatataacttaaattagaGCAGAAGGGTTAGTAAAACATTGTGTGTAAAATGCGGTGAAATTATAatggaaatgttttatttttcgcaGGAAATATTATCCCTAGGTAGTAAATTAAGTTGGGGATTTATGATTTTCTcatttttaaatcgtttattttcaagatgacaaaaatatattcgttTGTACTTTTATTGACACCTACATAgtaggtttttattttgtaatgtgTCCAAAAACGTAATGCTtacaatttaagaaattaaaaaaaaaaattaaatttagagtttccttgttatattgttttacttagttcataaatgatataatattaaaaaatgtacatgtaaatgaacaaaatatgttagacggattataatattaaaatcccaagcaaaatcaataataattagataatatttattaattcaatttagaaattattttgatataagctttcaagttgaaaattattttcgtattaaaaCGAAATtcgtgttttaaataattaccacTAGTGACTCGCTTGATTTctttgacataaaaaaaaaaattatagtagatTTGAATTTCTGAGTTTTTCTAATGTATCTAtccatatttaattacaataccGTAACCAGTTTATAAATTctgacaaaatacaaaataaatggtGCATACAGTAATAATTGCATTTgtaatataagttaaaacatAGATTTGTATTTACTTTTCCAATTTTTACTTTCATCCTTTTAAATATTTCGCGATTTATActttcaataaacataatataatatactcaagaACAATTTATTTCTAGTTTATTTAACTAAGTAACTTGTAAAACTCACTTTTGTAGccttataaatataacacaccgatagtataatattaacttcCGTTGATTtccatcaaattatattaattaattacacatatttgagtattaatcataatatgcaGTTATTTAACCATATTTTAAGGTTAATTCACACGGAAACAGAAATAGCTAGTACAGTATAATGTTACCTCATTTGATACTAGTCTTATAAGATAAACcgctttcataaaatatttataaaaatataggtaatatataggtaaatataaactaataactttttattctgATCAATGctcttgataaaattattgttcagaGCTCATATTATGGattttttctagaaaattacacaaaaaaaatgtccatttaagatgattcaaaattcaaatttatttatttaaaaaaaatatattattttcaataccattgtaaagaaatataaaattaaatataatatcagattTGTATAAGAAGAGGAATACTTTTTTGTTAGATaagtttctaaaaatatttattatttatgtaataatttagcaCCTATTTAGTGTTTTCGACGATTATGATAGTACCACAAAAATAGGACTGAGAGAGTGTATGGGTGTACACCACGTTTAATATGTTTAGGACCAGTTTGATTGGAGGAAAGGCGCGTGTGAATTGAGCTAAAATCGTGAACATATATACTCACGATTTTGGTTGTATTTTACCGACGCAATTTGAgcgatataatttgttttcattctAAGTTTATTTCTGTGTTTTCATTGTATTGTAAGCatctcaaatattaattttcatggCCTCAAAAACACTTGAATATAGGCCTTAACAAACAATCacagtacttatataatataagtgatattgtgataacaaatttataaatatgtatcagtagtctataaaaaaaaaaacacaatttattttaaatatttgatcttCCACCGAATTTGAATTTATACTTTCATTTAAATGGTTCGCCGTATTATTTATGCACTGACgctttaaatattcatttattagtAAATTGAGATTTTGTTTAATTcgtctaattattataataatatgttgttttcgagaaaatacTCTACGGCTAGACTGCAGGATAATAcactgtaggtacttacctacaagATGCTTAacgaaaatgtataatttatgaattaaattaaatagttatggAATTATTACACCATTTCGAGTCGGCAAATTAATCGCGGAACTCTTAAGACAAAAACATTCCCACTGCATGAAATGGTTTTCAAAAAGTTTATGtccctataggtacctactttataatacaatttcaaaactattattaaaaaaaaaaaaaataataaaaaaaatacgtttacgTGTATAGCTATAGCATTGAGTACCTATAGAACATTCACGAACacgaacacaatataataacgcATCGATGATATAGCTGTATAATTAAACCGtatacaatttgatttaaagatagataatattcttgttTGACGTGAGAGTgggatttttatttatcattataatatattatattgtaggtatatcaggtatatataggtacgtcagTGTATTCGCCGTGTATAGATGATTGTtttcgttattaaaatatacaatctaacTAGTAGAAGCTGCACCGAGCTTCTCTTTTTACCAAATaactttacttttaattattaaaaaatattgattaaacgCCATCACTCATTATAATGTGGTGTGATAAATGgtcacattttttgttttaattacgatttttatttttaaatatcttcaaactataattatgataaattagttataacatCACAGTCTAAATGTTTGGATATAAAAACGAgttgcattttattttcatcaggTAAATATGTTGCtggctaaaatattattgtatacataataaattgataataaaaatacatattatagcagTTGATTAAACTCATCAATATAGCTCAATAATTCGATTTTATTCTACTTTCACTTTAATCTTATGGGTACCAGCACTGACGCACTGGCTTATAGCTTAAAGGTATCATAGTATTTAGTTATtggaatagtaaaaaaatagttaaaaaaaccagtagattattttcatcattataCAATGCACGCGTATGCCATATTGTTAAAGTACAATAAAAGTCATActattttcagaatattataattgttttgccATTTCCATCGCCATTAGCCATATACTGATATTGTAGGAAATATATATGTCAATAGTTGTAGTATATCCTCCTGGGTCATAATGATCACAAAAAATTGTGACgtgtttcaaaacaataattaattgttgggttattttttttctgctaAACGTGCTGTTAAAAACATTTGCCTAAACTTAATGATTTTCTACCTACAATGACCGTCCAGATATTTTCCGTCGCCAAGACTTGACAATTTTAATCATCTCTTGTACGTAAcaccatttattataaaatggtaaAACGATAACATTAATGACTCATACACTTATTTAACGGATTCTATTTCAAAAAGTAACACCActgaatttatataaaatggaCAGAAATCCGTGGCCTGtgcagaaaatatattaaaatctatacctACCCCGAAGCACACTGCTGGAAATAGGTTGATTGTGATACTAAAATGTCAATCGATTTAAACTTTTTCCTACGagtcctataaaaaaatatctctaaaaagtaaaaatagatTGGCTCTGCGCAATTTTCTTCGTGCAGATATTATTTATGCTACGTCACGAATAGATATGTCAGTTTGCATTATACAGTGGTATTATACAaggtaaaacattattttgtacatgttgtatttaaaaaaaaattaatagttaatacaatattataaaattaatttcatatttaaaaatattatataaaataattattgttttattgtgttttaaaaatgttcctgAAATTATTaagctattttaaaattatttaaaactattggtcataataacataatattataatcgttgtaCAACCTATGTTCCATTTCCaataattttaggtaggtactgcatgGTTCTaggtggtatattatattggtataatacgatattataaaaatataaataaaataccgtatttaAACATCTCTGAGTATTTGCGTTCATTACGGTTACATCGATGATGTCCCAATAATGATTTGTGCACCGGGTTtacaatatatgataataatattatgtgtaatatgatAGGACGGTATtcctttaatattatgaaaactatgACATTAAGCCGAGAAcgattaaattatacctatatggctataataaTGTCAATGACGCAAATacgcagtattataatattatcatcgtattACTCGATAATTTCGTAATTTCGTTCGGCGATCAACCAATGgtagataggtataattaaCGCGATGCTCGTGTATCGGATTCCGTCGTATAGAGGTAGGCGGAATGTATAGTTTGGGTCAGGGAATGCGCGTCTGCGGATGCTTCCGTTtagcgtaggtatataatattattattattattattattattttataaacgtgTATGGTTTTCCGGTCGGACTACGGGTCAACGGGTATATaatgtgatataaattatataatatatgtgtgtgtgtgtgtgtttgtgtgcttTATAACAGCCGGTGacaataccccccccccccccccaccaaatgtttgatatataaatatgaggtaagtacctatgtataggttTTATACGAACGAATACCCACCCTCTTTGAAACGTTGGAAGAATTCCATAAAGCTACTTACAAGGCGGTCAGCTGAATAAGAATATCGACATCCAACATTATTGGACCCTTTAACTGTCTGACAACACGGAAAAGTCACCATTAGAATCGACTTAAGGCTAACACTGTCATgtcaatgatataaatatatctagtCTGTCAGTTGTTGTTGCTGCATATTGTCATaccatacgataataataataggttttacGAACGGACGAGTGGTGTCAGTGACCAGATTATgtgtttttaacataatattaactgaaACGTAcccgattatattattatattatattaataagatataaaacttatattacataggctataatttatatattattattatacaaaacactCTCGTTCGtatccatcataatattattaaatcacaatagtaatttattgtaatgcatgtacttataaatgtattataacagtAATAGGCAGTACGCCATGAATGAACGTGAGAGATGGTGATATGTGGATTGCCATTATGAACCACTCGTGAGATTcgcctttaaaatatttttattttaatgagattttaacatgtaaattattatatttttcctttaaaataatacataccactaatagttgttatttttttttattatcataacgtAATTAACTGATTAACGTCATCTGTATAGAACCGTCGCCATCATCGGATGACTACATAGATGATAGGTATACTACatctacttaatatatatatgaggGGACCTTTCAGATAGCACCtaacgtatttactatttagtgttTTTGTTAAAGAaagatgatatttaatatttttatttaacgttgataaaaaaattaaaaacaaaacaatataggATAAACAAACAAGGTGTGGGGTAGGTACTAATTTTGTCATGCTCGTCTTGACGCAGgatagaataattatttcttattaaattgaattatttattgaaagaaTATTGTGTAGAGTTGGCTGCTATCAGTCACGCACCGTGACTGAGAGTAAGGAACAGCAGCTGTCactagctcccggatgggtgaccacccggatACGAAGTTCGCGAAAACCTTGctacacatacacgtgtttaaAACGTACCAACCATTCCAACTTTTCCGCACCAACCGTAAAAACCGTACAGACTAACATCCTCAGTCATCGAAACATTAAtccactaataaaaaaaaaaaatatgtcattctTTTTCGAAGATTTCCTTACGATTAGAGAAATAAACGAAAAAGCCAAAATACAAGTAACATTTTAATCATCAAACATAtgaaattttctataattattacgtacgaaaactaattttattataactattatttctgTTGTTTCGATGAATATAGCCACCTACGGTATGTGTCAGTCTTACGTACAACATATTACCTACGTTTAATCGTGTGGTCATCATCGTCGTTGCTGTGcagctataatatagt
It contains:
- the LOC100575869 gene encoding uncharacterized protein LOC100575869, with protein sequence MKDSLNAAIRRKLCNKNKNVKYVHTCKNISTKNLKKVAFLSGLSRFGGKKNDTLGPGIYNISFPKFQTKKNGKFPGRPQDLKINSNLPPTLYADGLKHHTIQTRVEKKITARGPYDTFTGPRDSSTLMGLTAEKKCYFLSDNWPLPLETYASKSHRTYTNVFKQESPRKKIDHSVPSFSCANMPNWLSKKTNKYPFNDSKRAGNSLKMIEDSLKPGPGHYNINVHKRCTTNGPTSVFKSTTVQRLQIVRQSYSIFD